Proteins encoded in a region of the Perognathus longimembris pacificus isolate PPM17 chromosome 11, ASM2315922v1, whole genome shotgun sequence genome:
- the Tchh gene encoding trichohyalin, whose protein sequence is MSPLLQSICDITEVFYQYASHDYDGASLSKRDLKNLLEREFGAVLQRPHDPETVDLILELLDRDANNRVDFNEFLLFLFKAAQACYYALGQVVGLEEEKRARREEKGDLSQDRRQEDQRRFEIRDRRDEEPSRRSWQKSQELERERAEEEAQRKRQERLAQLDSRRLDEEPRLQRRERQAWKARRAEEEPLQLSDRDALEYAEEEQQVRREQEAERDEPRAPRWQRQLESEAEARQSKVYSRPRRQEEQRYRQEQQEGKRRQLEQEEEPRRRDFTWQRQAESERERPLRAEERLEPQQRFYGDADEEEPRRDRGWRWQLEEESRGRRQVLYTQPGQREQREQRRAEQGLQRAEQELDRQFVREEPLRAQEREDRRRPQERAEVREQELERQKVRRQEQGREVQEEDQLSRQELGRKFRQAELELRRESEEEPLRDSKFRREEPFRREREEEQLRRQERDRKFRREQDLRQEREEEQLRRDRDRQFRREQDLRQEREEEQLRRDRDRKFQREEQDLRQEREEEQLRRQERDRKFRQEEELRQEREEEQLRRQGRDRKALRQEEELRRQEQDRQFHREQDLRQEREEEQLRRQEQDRKFRREQDLRQEREEEQLRRDRDRQFRREQDLRQEREEEQLRRDRDRKFQREEQDLRQEREEEQLRDSKFRQEEPFRREREEEQLRRQEQDRQFRREQDLRQEREEEQLRRQEQDRKFRREQDLRQEREEEQLRRQEQGRKFRREQDLRQEREEEQLRRQEQDRKFRREQDLRQEREEEQLRRQERDRKFRQEEELRQEREEEQLRRQGRDRKALRQEEELRRQEQDRQFHREQDLRQEREEEQLRRQEQDRKFRREQDLRQEWEEEQLRRDRDRQFRREQDLRQEREEEQLRRQEQDRQFRREQELRQEREEAQLRRDRDRQFQREEQELRQEREEEQLRDSKFRQEEPFRREREEEQLRRQEQDRQFRREQELRLEREEEQLRRDRDRQFRREQDLRQEREEEQLRRQELGRKFRQEEQGLRQARGEEPLRRQERDREFRVAEELRQEREQQEREQLRRQEQERRFRGEPELRQEREQQLRQDRDRKFQEEQELRQEREEEELRRQDRGREFQQEEQQLRQERERRERDRKFRQEEQLRREREEQQLRSQELEQQLRRGRDRKFQEEQELRQEREEQELRRQDRGREFRGEQEEEIRVEREQQLRRERDRKFQEEEQLRQEREEQQLRRRDRGGEFRQEEQLPRQERDRQYRREEQFARENRGRPELEPRREEQVRRQEQERKFRDEQIRRQQEEQRRRQVRERQFQEDQNRRPVLEPGRSQFAHVPVRSSPLYEYIQEQRSQSRS, encoded by the exons atgtctccaCTTCTGCAAAGCATCTGTGATATCACTGAAGTTTTCTATCAATATGCCTCACATGATTATGATGGGGCATCACTAAGCAAAAGAGACCTAAAGAACCTCCTTGAAAGGGAATTTGGAGCTGTCCTTCAG AGACCACATGACCCCGAGACAGTTGATCTGATTCTGGAACTTCTGGATCGCGATGCCAACAATCGTGTGGATTTCAATGAATTCCTCCTGTTCCTTTTCAAGGCGGCTCAAGCCTGTTATTACGCTCTCGGCCAGGTAGTGGGGCTAGAAGAGGAGAAGCGAGCTCGACGTGAGGAGAAAGGAGACCTGTCACAAGATCGCAGGCAAGAAGACCAAAGAAGATTCGAAATCCGAGACAGGCGAGATGAAGAACCCAGCCGCCGAAGCTGGCAGAAGAGTCAAGAACTGGAGAGGGAGCGCGCTGAGGAAGAGGCgcagaggaagaggcaggagagaCTGGCGCAGCTCGACAGCCGGCGCCTGGACGAGGAGCCGCGGCTGCAAAGGCGAGAAAGGCAAGCCTGGAAAGCGCGCCGGGCGGAGGAGGAGCCGCTGCAGCTCAGCGATCGCGACGCTTTAGAGTACGCCGAGGAAGAGCAGCAGGTGCGGCGCGAGCAGGAGGCGGAGCGGGACGAGCCCCGCGCGCCGAGGTGGCAGCGGCAGCTGGAGAGCGAGGCGGAAGCCCGTCAGAGCAAAGTCTATTCCAGGCCTCGCAGGCAGGAGGAGCAGAGGTACCGCCAGGAGCAGCAGGAAGGGAAGAGGCGGCagctggagcaggaggaggagccgcGGCGCCGAGACTTCACCTGGCAGCGGCAGGCGGAGAGTGAGCGCGAGAGGCCACTGCGGGCGGAGGAGCGCCTGGAGCCGCAGCAAAGGTTCTACGGAGACGCCGACGAGGAGGAGCCGCGCCGCGACCGAGGCTGGAGGTGGCAACTAGAGGAAGAGAGCCGGGGACGCCGCCAGGTGCTCTACACCCAGCCCGGCCAGCGGGAGCAGCGGGAGCAGCGGCGCGCGGAGCAGGGGCTGCAGCGCGCGGAACAGGAGCTGGACCGGCAGTTCGTGCGGGAAGAGCCGCTGCGCGCACAGGAAAGGGAAGACCGAAGACGCCCGCAGGAGCGAGCGGAGGTCCGGGAGCAGGAGCTGGAACGGCAGAAGGTGCGTCGCCAAGAACAAGGCCGGGAAGTCCAGGAGGAAGACCAGCTGAGCCGCCAGGAGCTCGGAAGGAAATTCCGACAGGCAGAACTGGAACTGCGCCGGGAAAGCGAGGAAGAGCCGCTGCGCGACAGCAAATTCCGACGGGAGGAACCGTTCCGTCGGGAACGGGAAGAAGAGCAGCTGCGCCGCCAGGAACGGGACAGGAAATTCCGCAGAGAACAGGACCTGcgccaggagagggaggaagagcagcTGCGTCGCGATCGCGACAGGCAATTCCGCAGAGAACAGGACCTGCgccaggagagagaggaagagcagcTGCGTCGCGATCGCGACAGGAAATTCCAACGGGAAGAACAGGACCTGcgccaggagagggaggaagagcagcTGCGCCGCCAGGAGCGCGACAGGAAGTTCCGGCAGGAGGAAGAGCTGcgccaggagagggaggaggaacagcTGCGTCGCCAAGGACGCGATAGAAAAGCCCTCCGACAGGAGGAAGAGCTGCGCCGCCAGGAACAGGACAGGCAATTCCACAGAGAACAGGACCTGCgccaggagagggaagaagagcagCTGCGCCGCCAGGAACAGGACAGGAAATTCCGCAGAGAACAGGACCTGcgccaggagagggaggaagagcagcTGCGTCGCGATCGCGACAGGCAATTCCGCAGAGAGCAGGACCTGcgccaggagagggaggaagagcagcTGCGTCGCGATCGCGACAGGAAATTCCAACGGGAAGAACAGGACCTGcgccaggagagggaggaagagcagcTGCGCGACAGCAAATTCCGACAGGAGGAACCGTTCCGTCGGGAGCGGGAAGAAGAGCAGCTGCGCCGCCAGGAACAGGACAGGCAATTCCGCAGAGAACAGGACCTGcgccaggagagggaggaagagcagcTGCGCCGCCAGGAACAAGACAGGAAATTCCGTAGAGAACAGGACCTGcgccaggagagggaggaagagcagcTGCGCCGCCAGGAACAGGGCAGGAAATTCCGCAGAGAACAGGACCTGcgccaggagagggaggaagagcagcTGCGCCGCCAGGAACAGGACAGGAAATTCCGCAGAGAACAGGACCTGcgccaggagagggaggaagagcagcTGCGCCGCCAGGAGCGCGACAGGAAGTTCCGGCAGGAGGAAGAGCTGcgccaggagagggaggaggaacagcTGCGTCGCCAAGGACGCGATAGAAAAGCCCTCCGACAGGAGGAAGAGCTGCGCCGCCAGGAACAGGACAGGCAATTCCACAGAGAACAGGACCTGCgccaggagagggaagaagagcagCTGCGCCGCCAGGAACAGGACAGGAAATTCCGCAGAGAACAGGACCTGCGCCAGGAGTGGGAGGAAGAGCAGCTGCGCCGTGATCGCGACAGGCAATTCCGCAGAGAGCAGGACCTGcgccaggagagggaggaagagcagcTGCGCCGCCAGGAACAGGACAGGCAATTCCGCAGAGAACAGGAGCTGcgccaggagagggaggaagcGCAGTTGCGTCGCGATCGCGACCGGCAATTCCAACGGGAAGAACAAGAGCTGcgccaggagagggaggaagagcaacTGCGCGACAGCAAATTCCGACAGGAGGAACCGTTCCGTCGGGAGCGGGAAGAAGAGCAGCTGCGCCGCCAGGAACAGGACAGGCAATTCCGCAGAGAACAGGAGCTGCGcctggagagggaagaggaacagCTGCGCCGTGATCGCGACAGGCAATTCCGCAGAGAACAGGACCTGCgccaggagagggaagaggaacagCTGCGCCGCCAGGAGCTCGGAAGGAAATTCCGACAGGAGGAGCAAGGGCTGCGCCAAGCGAGGGGGGAAGAGCCACTGCGCCGCCAGGAGCGCGACCGGGAATTCCGCGTGGCGGAAGAGCTGCGCCAGGAACGGGAGCAACAGGAACGGGAGCAGCTGCGCCGCCAGGAACAGGAGCGGAGATTCCGCGGGGAGCCGGAGCTGCGCCAGGAACGGGAGCAACAGCTGCGTCAGGATCGAGATAGAAAATTCCAAGAGGAGCAGGAGCTGCgccaggaaagggaggaggaggagctgcgcCGCCAGGATCGGGGCCGAGAGTTCCAACAGGAGGAGCAGCAGCTCCGTCAGGAGCGCGAGCGCCGGGAACGGGACCGGAAATTCCGACAGGAGGAGCAGCTGCGCCGGGAAAGGGAAGAGCAGCAGCTGCGCAGCCAGGAGCTCGAGCAACAGCTGCGTCGTGGCCGGGACAGAAAATTCCAAGAGGAGCAGGAGCTGCGCCAGGAAAGGGAGGAACAGGAGCTGCGCCGCCAGGATCGGGGCCGAGAGTTCCGTGGGGAGCAAGAAGAAGAGATCCGTGTGGAGCGCGAGCAGCAGCTGCGCCGGGAACGGGACAGGAAATTCCAAGAGGAGGAGCAGCTGCGCCAGGAAAGGGAGGAGCAGCAGCTGCGCCGCCGGGATCGGGGCGGAGAGTTCCGTCAGGAGGAGCAGCTGCCCCGGCAAGAGCGCGATCGCCAGTACCGGAGAGAAGAGCAGTTTGCCCGAGAGAACCGAGGGCGCCCGGAGCTGGAACCGCGGCGGGAAGAGCAGGTCCGTCGccaggagcaggagaggaaattCCGAGACGAGCAGATCCGTCGCCAGCAGGAGGAGCAGAGGCGCCGCCAAGTCCGGGAGAGGCAGTTCCAAGAAGACCAGAACCGTCGGCCCGTCCTGGAGCCTGGCCGGAGCCAGTTCGCCCACGTCCCCGTGCGCTCCAGCCCGCTCTATGAGTACATCCAAGAGCAAAGGTCCCAGTCCCGCTCCTAA